A single Phoenix dactylifera cultivar Barhee BC4 chromosome 1, palm_55x_up_171113_PBpolish2nd_filt_p, whole genome shotgun sequence DNA region contains:
- the LOC103715888 gene encoding calcineurin subunit B isoform X2, which translates to MGNASSMLTQYDIEEVQEHCNYLISQQEIVSLYQRFCQLDRNAKGFISADEFLSIPEFALNPLSQLLKMVDGLNFKDFVAFLSTFSSKASLEQKIELLFKVYDIDSKGKVTFKDLLEVLRDLTGSFMSEEQREKVLSQVLEEAGYSRNCSLLLEDFVKLHSETTKSIKIKSIYQGSSAGLIPAQAQPGKCAGKAQIHSGYSLRPSLKLKKGKEKQQNKKSRRTRTR; encoded by the exons ATGGGCAACGCCTCGTCGATGCTGACCCAATACGACATAGAAGAAGTCCAGGAGCACTGCAACTATCTCA TCTCGCAGCAAGAGATAGTTTCCCTGTACCAGAGATTCTGCCAGCTGGACCGCAACGCCAAGGGATTCATCTCCGCCGATGAGTTTCTCTCCATCCCCGAATTTGCCCTCAACCCCCTCTCTCAG TTGCTAAAGATGGTCGATGGATTGAACTTTAAGGACTTTGTGGCATTTCTTTCAACATTCAGCTCGAAAGCCAGCCTCGAGCAGAAGATAGAAT TATTATTTAAGGTGTATGACATTGATAGTAAGGGGAAAGTGACTTTCAAAGACTTGTTGGAGGTTCTTCGCGATTTGACAGGATCTTTCATGTCTGAGGAGCAGAGAGAG AAAGTCCTGAGCCAGGTATTGGAGGAGGCTGGTTACTCAAGAAATTGTTCACTTTTATTGGAAGATTTTGTTAAG TTACATTCGGAAACAACCaaatctataaaaataaaatcaatataCCAAGGTTCAAGTGCTGGGCTAATTCCTGCACAG GCACAACCTGGCAAATGTGCCGGCAAAGCACAAATACATTCAGGCTACTCTCTACGTCCCTCCCTTaagttaaaaaaaggaaaagaaaaacaacaaaacaaaaaaagcaGAAGAACAAGAACAAGATAA
- the LOC103715888 gene encoding calcineurin subunit B isoform X4, translating to MGNASSMLTQYDIEEVQEHCNYLISQQEIVSLYQRFCQLDRNAKGFISADEFLSIPEFALNPLSQLLKMVDGLNFKDFVAFLSTFSSKASLEQKIELLFKVYDIDSKGKVTFKDLLEVLRDLTGSFMSEEQREKVLSQVLEEAGYSRNCSLLLEDFVKILGKPGLKIEVEVPVD from the exons ATGGGCAACGCCTCGTCGATGCTGACCCAATACGACATAGAAGAAGTCCAGGAGCACTGCAACTATCTCA TCTCGCAGCAAGAGATAGTTTCCCTGTACCAGAGATTCTGCCAGCTGGACCGCAACGCCAAGGGATTCATCTCCGCCGATGAGTTTCTCTCCATCCCCGAATTTGCCCTCAACCCCCTCTCTCAG TTGCTAAAGATGGTCGATGGATTGAACTTTAAGGACTTTGTGGCATTTCTTTCAACATTCAGCTCGAAAGCCAGCCTCGAGCAGAAGATAGAAT TATTATTTAAGGTGTATGACATTGATAGTAAGGGGAAAGTGACTTTCAAAGACTTGTTGGAGGTTCTTCGCGATTTGACAGGATCTTTCATGTCTGAGGAGCAGAGAGAG AAAGTCCTGAGCCAGGTATTGGAGGAGGCTGGTTACTCAAGAAATTGTTCACTTTTATTGGAAGATTTTGTTAAG ATTCTTGGCAAACCTGGCTTGAAAATCGAAGTGGAAGTGCCAGTTGACTAA
- the LOC103715888 gene encoding calcineurin subunit B isoform X1: MGNASSMLTQYDIEEVQEHCNYLISQQEIVSLYQRFCQLDRNAKGFISADEFLSIPEFALNPLSQKLLKMVDGLNFKDFVAFLSTFSSKASLEQKIELLFKVYDIDSKGKVTFKDLLEVLRDLTGSFMSEEQREKVLSQVLEEAGYSRNCSLLLEDFVKLHSETTKSIKIKSIYQGSSAGLIPAQAQPGKCAGKAQIHSGYSLRPSLKLKKGKEKQQNKKSRRTRTR, from the exons ATGGGCAACGCCTCGTCGATGCTGACCCAATACGACATAGAAGAAGTCCAGGAGCACTGCAACTATCTCA TCTCGCAGCAAGAGATAGTTTCCCTGTACCAGAGATTCTGCCAGCTGGACCGCAACGCCAAGGGATTCATCTCCGCCGATGAGTTTCTCTCCATCCCCGAATTTGCCCTCAACCCCCTCTCTCAG AAGTTGCTAAAGATGGTCGATGGATTGAACTTTAAGGACTTTGTGGCATTTCTTTCAACATTCAGCTCGAAAGCCAGCCTCGAGCAGAAGATAGAAT TATTATTTAAGGTGTATGACATTGATAGTAAGGGGAAAGTGACTTTCAAAGACTTGTTGGAGGTTCTTCGCGATTTGACAGGATCTTTCATGTCTGAGGAGCAGAGAGAG AAAGTCCTGAGCCAGGTATTGGAGGAGGCTGGTTACTCAAGAAATTGTTCACTTTTATTGGAAGATTTTGTTAAG TTACATTCGGAAACAACCaaatctataaaaataaaatcaatataCCAAGGTTCAAGTGCTGGGCTAATTCCTGCACAG GCACAACCTGGCAAATGTGCCGGCAAAGCACAAATACATTCAGGCTACTCTCTACGTCCCTCCCTTaagttaaaaaaaggaaaagaaaaacaacaaaacaaaaaaagcaGAAGAACAAGAACAAGATAA
- the LOC103715888 gene encoding calcineurin subunit B isoform X3 has protein sequence MGNASSMLTQYDIEEVQEHCNYLISQQEIVSLYQRFCQLDRNAKGFISADEFLSIPEFALNPLSQKLLKMVDGLNFKDFVAFLSTFSSKASLEQKIELLFKVYDIDSKGKVTFKDLLEVLRDLTGSFMSEEQREKVLSQVLEEAGYSRNCSLLLEDFVKILGKPGLKIEVEVPVD, from the exons ATGGGCAACGCCTCGTCGATGCTGACCCAATACGACATAGAAGAAGTCCAGGAGCACTGCAACTATCTCA TCTCGCAGCAAGAGATAGTTTCCCTGTACCAGAGATTCTGCCAGCTGGACCGCAACGCCAAGGGATTCATCTCCGCCGATGAGTTTCTCTCCATCCCCGAATTTGCCCTCAACCCCCTCTCTCAG AAGTTGCTAAAGATGGTCGATGGATTGAACTTTAAGGACTTTGTGGCATTTCTTTCAACATTCAGCTCGAAAGCCAGCCTCGAGCAGAAGATAGAAT TATTATTTAAGGTGTATGACATTGATAGTAAGGGGAAAGTGACTTTCAAAGACTTGTTGGAGGTTCTTCGCGATTTGACAGGATCTTTCATGTCTGAGGAGCAGAGAGAG AAAGTCCTGAGCCAGGTATTGGAGGAGGCTGGTTACTCAAGAAATTGTTCACTTTTATTGGAAGATTTTGTTAAG ATTCTTGGCAAACCTGGCTTGAAAATCGAAGTGGAAGTGCCAGTTGACTAA
- the LOC103715887 gene encoding heparanase-like protein 3, whose amino-acid sequence MGGVLLQLLRVCFWAFLWLTSPVAVYPTGAPPPPPPPPVGAGGGAAVIDGTTPIAVTDDDFICATLDWWPPEKCDYGTCSWGLASMLNLNLSNKILLNAVKEFSPLKLRLGGSLQDMVIYGTDPQQPCTPFVKNTSEMFGFTQGCLPMHRWDELNAFFNKSGALIIFGLNALNGRVPLPDGSLGGPWNSTNAASFIHYTVNKGYAIHGWELGNELSGSGIGARIGADQYAADVISLKKIIDNIYQGSPDKPLVLAPGGFFDASWFSELINKTKPHSLDVITHHIYNLGPGVDEHLIDKILNPSYLDGEASTFSNLQGILRSTGTSTTAWVGEAGGAYNSGHHLVTDSFVFSFWYLDQLGMSSTYDTKSYCRQSLVGGNYGLLNTTTFHPNPDYYSALLWHRLMGSKVLPTNFTGTKNIRAYAHCARESQGITLLLINLSSNTTTRVFVTTASAFSMASKHYIPRTRFNHVPGLQRKLGFIREEYHLTANKGNLHSQTMLLNGNILSVDSEGNIPTLKPIEVDASLPITVAPFSIVFAHIPYFYAPACR is encoded by the exons ATGGGTGGAGTTCTTCTCCAGCTCCTGCGCGTCTGCTTCTGGGCATTTCTATGGCTCACCAGCCCTGTGGCGGTGTACCCCactggagctcctcctcctcctcctcctcctcctgttgGGGCCGGCGGAGGGGCCGCCGTCATCGATGGGACGACGCCCATTGCGGTCACCGATGACGATTTCATATGCGCTACGCTGGATTGGTGGCCTCCAGAGAAGTGTGACTACGGGACTTGTAGCTGGGGCCTGGCATCCATGCTCAATCTG aatctttccaacaaaattttacTAAATGCTGTCAAAG AATTTTCTCCATTGAAACTCCGTCTTGGGGGTTCCTTGCAAGATATGGTCATCTATGGCACGGATCCTCAACAGCCATGTACTCCCTTTGTTAAGAATACTTCTGAGATGTTTGGTTTTACTCAAGGCTGCCTACCGATGCATAGATGGGATGAGCTCAACGCTTTCTTCAACAAATCAGG GGCTTTAATCATTTTTGGGCTGAATGCCCTTAATGGAAGGGTTCCTTTGCCAGATGGTTCTCTAGGAGGACCTTGGAACTCCACCAATGCTGCATCTTTTATTCACTATACTGTCAATAAAGGTTATGCTATCCATGGTTGGGAGCTCG GAAATGAATTAAGTGGAAGTGGAATTGGAGCTAGAATTGGAGCAGATCAATATGCTGCAGATGTGATCTCcctcaaaaaaattattgacAACATCTACCAAGGTTCCCCTGATAAGCCACTGGTACTCGCACCAGGGGGTTTCTTTGATGCTAGTTGGTTCAGTGAGCTCATCAACAAAACCAAACCCCACTCACTGGATGTGATCACCCACCACATATATAATCTTGGTCCAG GGGTCGATGAACACTTGATTGATAAAATTCTTAATCCCTCGTATCTTGATGGCGAAGCGAGCACATTCAGCAATCTCCAAGGAATTCTCAGAAGCACAGGAACTTCAACCACTGCATGGGTTGGGGAAGCTGGAGGAGCTTACAATAGTGGCCACCATCTTGTCACGGATTCATTTGTGTTCAGCTTCTG GTATTTGGACCAGCTtggcatgtcatcaacatacgaCACAAAGAGTTATTGCAGACAAAGCTTGGTTGGTGGAAATTATGGCCTCCTCAACACAACGACATTCCACCCGAATCCTGATTACTACAG TGCTCTTTTGTGGCATCGACTAATGGGAAGCAAAGTCCTGCCAACGAACTTCACGGGGACAAAGAATATACGGGCATATGCGCATTGCGCAAGAGAATCC CAAGGGATCACACTTCTATTAATCAATCTCAGCAGCAACACTACTACTCGAGTTTTTGTTACCACTGCATCTGCCTTTTCTATGGCTTCGAAGCATTACATTCCTAGGACAAGGTTCAACCATGTACCTGGACTTCAAAGAAAACTTGGATTTATCAGGGAAGAATACCACTTAACAGCCAACAAGGGGAACTTACACAGCCAAACCATGCTGCTGAATGGCAACATTTTGTCGGTCGATTCAGAAGGGAACATTCCTACACTCAAACCCATTGAAGTTGATGCATCACTACCAATAACAGTTGCCCCATTTTCTATTGTTTTTGCCCACATTCCCTACTTCTATGCTCCTGCTTGTAGGTAG